The Eurosta solidaginis isolate ZX-2024a chromosome 4, ASM4086904v1, whole genome shotgun sequence genome includes a window with the following:
- the LOC137249465 gene encoding uncharacterized protein — translation MRFLEYSSLNIFSLFICITLTNAAVICIDVSTLDKVLPTGVDKINIQRRNATAIGDVDERTELDTDMHSHIDEGITLNGKNNSQSQVTKFLQTVQDTLEKAKPWVVEIEKEAKRLEETAKRFSVGVIRDLGKFVDRLIGGPNGVGGGSNKKPTQHSDTSTSSSTSMQNTDNKTPDVEVTTAAATVAEVLPDVVVVDANHATGLAAAAVTAALPAVVEISDAENEISGQQDDSTLCPDGFVADVNGICLRNHK, via the coding sequence ATGAGATTTCTTGAATATTCCTCATTAAATATTTTTTCGCTATTCATCTGCATTACGCTTACAAATGCTGCGGTGATTTGCATTGATGTGTCAACACTGGACAAGGTATTGCCTACAGGAGTTGATAAAATCAATATACAACGTCGGAATGCGACAGCAATAGGAGATGTAGATGAAAGAACTGAACTTGACACTGACATGCACAGTCACATCGACGAGGGCATAACTTTAAATGGCAAGAACAACAGCCAAAGTCAAGTCACCAAGTTCTTGCAGACAGTGCAAGATACATTGGAGAAAGCCAAACCATGGGTGGTAGAGATTGAAAAGGAAGCAAAGCGTTTAGAAGAAACCGCCAAGCGTTTCAGTGTAGGTGTCATAAGAGACCTGGGCAAATTTGTTGACCGACTGATTGGTGGACCCAACGGTGTTGGCGGTGGCAGCAATAAGAAACCAACACAACACAGTGACACATCAACAAGCAGTTCAACATCAATGCAGAACACCGACAATAAAACTCCTGATGTGGAAGTTACAACCGCAGCTGCTACTGTTGCCGAAGTGTTGCCTGATGTTGTGGTTGTTGACGCGAATCATGCTACAGGCTTGGCTGCAGCAGCAGTAACTGCTGCTCTTCCAGCTGTGGTTGAAATATCTGATGCAGAGAATGAAATATCTGGACAACAAGACGATAGCACACTTTGCCCCGACGGCTTTGTGGCCGATGTAAATGGCATCTGTCTACGTAATCACAAATGA